Genomic DNA from Lutibacter sp. A80:
TATTAGCATTTCCAAATACATATTTTGCTAATTTAAATCCGAAAGGACAATTTAATAATTTAGAAGCAGTAACCAATGAGGTTAAAATGATGCTAGATCCAAATGTAGATCCATTTGCAGCAGCACCGGAAGGTAGTGAAGATGAAGTTCCAGAAAAATTTGGAGCCAGCGATGTTACAGATTTAAATTGGGTGCAATTATTAAATGCATATACTTGTACAGAATGTGGTAGATGTACATCATCTTGTCCTGCAAACATTACAGGAAAAGAACTTTCACCTAGAGCTATTATGATGAAAACTCGTGATAGATTAGAAGAAGTAGGCGAAAATATTACTAAAAATGGTGAATTTGTAGATGATGGTAAACAATTATTAAACGATTTTATAACACCTGAAGAAATTTGGGCTTGTACAAGTTGTAATGCTTGTGTAGAAGAATGTCCTGTAAATATTGATCCATTATCAATAATTATTGATTTACGTAGATATTTGGTAATGGAAAAATCTGCAGCTTCACAAGAGTTAAATATGATGATGACTAATATAGAAAACAATGGAGCGCCATGGCAATACAACCAAATGGATAGATTAAATTGGAAAGATGAATAACATAACTATAAAAATTAAAAGACACACAAAATGAAAAAAGAGGAAGTTGAAAAACTACTAAATGATAAAGTTGAAGATGGACTACATATTAGTCCTATTTTGCCTGAAGGAGTTAAAAATTATTTAATTGATATTGATGGAACAGTAACTGAAGATGTTCCAAATGAAGAGCCAGAAAGAATGGCTACTTGTATACCTTTTCCAGATGCATTGGCAACATTAAATAGATGGCATGGTGAAGGACATATTATTTGTTTTTTTACATCAAGAACAGAAGAACACAGAGAAGTTACAGAAAATTGGTTAAATAAACACGGGTTTAAATACCATAGTTTATTAATGGGAAAACCTAGAGGTGGAAATTACCATTGGATAGACAATCACTTAGTAAAAGCAACTCGTTACAGAGGTCAATTTACAGATTTAGTAGAGAAAGAAGTAACTATTGAAGTTTTTGATGACGGTCAGCACGAATAAAAATTAAAATATATTGATATGAACGTACCAACAATGGCAGAAATGATGGCACAAGGCAAACAACCAGAAGTATTGTTCTGGGTTGGGTGTGCAGGAAGTTTTGATGATAGAGCAAAAAAAATTACAAAAGCATTTGTTAAAATTTTAAACAAAGCCAATGTTGAATTTGCTGTTTTAGGTACCGAAGAAAGTTGTACAGGTGATCCAGCTAAAAGAGCAGGAAACGAGTTTTTATTTCAAATGCAGGCTATGACTAATATTGAAGTTTTAAATGCCTACGAAATTAAAAAAATAGTAACTGCTTGTCCGCATTGTTTTAATACACTTAAAAATGAGTACCCTCAACTTGGCGGAAATTACGAAGTTGTACACCATACAGAATTATTAAAATCGTTGCTCGATGATGGTAGACTTACTATTGAAGGAGGACAATTTAAAGGAAAAAAAATAACATTTCACGACCCTTGTTATTTGGGTCGTGCAAATGATGTTTATGAAGCTCCAAGAGAATTAATTCAAAAATTAGATGTTGAATTGGTTGAAATGAAACGTTGCAAAACCAATGGTTTGTGTTGTGGTGCTGGAGGTGCTCAAATGTTTAAGGAACCAGAAAAAGGGGCAAAAGACATTAATGTAGAGCGTACCGAGGAAGCAATTGAAGCAAAACCAGATATTATAGCAACTGGTTGCCCGTTTTGTAATACTATGATGACAGATGGAGTTAAAGCAACAAATAAAGAATCTGAAATTGATGTGTTAGACATTGCAGAATTAATTGCAAATGCAAAAGATTTATAATACGCTAATAGTTTTGTAAATGTTTAAAAACATAGAGGTTACTTCTCAATTACCAGATATTTCTAAATTAGATTTTAAAGCAATTGATAAAAAATATTTAAGAGTTTTACTTCTAAATTTTAGTAGTGTAACAATTGTACTTTTTGTTGGGTTGTACTTTTTAATTACTAAAAATCTAGCAA
This window encodes:
- a CDS encoding (Fe-S)-binding protein translates to MNVPTMAEMMAQGKQPEVLFWVGCAGSFDDRAKKITKAFVKILNKANVEFAVLGTEESCTGDPAKRAGNEFLFQMQAMTNIEVLNAYEIKKIVTACPHCFNTLKNEYPQLGGNYEVVHHTELLKSLLDDGRLTIEGGQFKGKKITFHDPCYLGRANDVYEAPRELIQKLDVELVEMKRCKTNGLCCGAGGAQMFKEPEKGAKDINVERTEEAIEAKPDIIATGCPFCNTMMTDGVKATNKESEIDVLDIAELIANAKDL
- a CDS encoding phosphoheptose isomerase, which gives rise to MKKEEVEKLLNDKVEDGLHISPILPEGVKNYLIDIDGTVTEDVPNEEPERMATCIPFPDALATLNRWHGEGHIICFFTSRTEEHREVTENWLNKHGFKYHSLLMGKPRGGNYHWIDNHLVKATRYRGQFTDLVEKEVTIEVFDDGQHE